Proteins from a genomic interval of Erwinia sp. SLM-02:
- a CDS encoding barstar family protein: MQLVSFDLQDVNDEQDFYRLFAEKFGLDDFGDNLDALWDVLTGGVPLPLRIVLRHLTRHSAGVALQRILAVMQEAETETAGAFSVRVC, encoded by the coding sequence ATGCAGCTGGTCAGCTTCGATTTGCAGGACGTGAACGATGAGCAGGATTTCTACCGGCTGTTTGCCGAGAAATTCGGGCTGGATGACTTTGGCGACAACCTGGATGCGCTGTGGGATGTGCTGACCGGCGGCGTGCCGCTGCCGCTGCGCATTGTGCTGCGGCATCTTACCCGGCATTCTGCCGGGGTGGCGCTGCAGCGTATTCTGGCGGTGATGCAGGAGGCGGAAACCGAAACGGCAGGGGCGTTCAGTGTCAGAGTCTGTTAA
- a CDS encoding ribonuclease domain-containing protein yields MNKKLIIAGVLALIASYAGLRPSAEHSPQSQQQQQPKQHQSGQPGQTAHSADAVQNEDISALTQQRRVAGYLQQHQRLPDYYIRKNEARRQGWDPARGNLCQVLPGRAIGGDRFSNREGGLPEKAGRKWFEADVNYQCGRRGSDRMLWSSDGLIYVTRDHYRHFEQVN; encoded by the coding sequence ATGAATAAAAAACTGATTATCGCCGGGGTCCTTGCCCTGATCGCCAGCTATGCCGGGCTGAGGCCATCGGCCGAGCACAGTCCACAGTCGCAGCAACAGCAACAGCCGAAGCAGCATCAGAGCGGGCAGCCCGGCCAGACCGCTCATTCTGCAGACGCAGTGCAAAACGAGGATATCAGCGCTCTGACGCAGCAGCGCCGCGTGGCGGGCTATCTGCAGCAGCATCAGCGCCTGCCGGACTACTATATCCGTAAAAATGAAGCGCGCCGCCAGGGCTGGGATCCCGCGCGCGGGAATCTTTGCCAGGTTCTGCCGGGCAGGGCCATCGGTGGCGATCGCTTCAGCAACCGCGAGGGCGGTCTGCCGGAAAAAGCGGGGCGCAAATGGTTTGAGGCGGATGTGAACTATCAGTGCGGGCGACGCGGCAGCGACCGGATGCTCTGGTCGAGCGACGGCCTGATTTACGTCACCCGCGATCACTATCGCCACTTTGAGCAGGTGAACTGA